Within the Massilia sp. KIM genome, the region CTGCGGCGACGAACACGGCGCGGTCAGCCCTGGCCGCCACGGCCTGGTTCAGGCGTCCCGCTTCGTCGGCGAAGCTGCGCGAGATCGCACCCCAGGGCACGATGCCCATGCCGACCTCGTTGGACACGAACACCACGTCGCCCGGCAAGCCACCGTCGAGCAGTTCCAGCAGCGCGGCGCGCTCCGCATGGAAGCGCGGCGGCAGCTCGACCTCGCCGACGTCCGGATACACGCGGCCATCCGAGAACATCAGGTTGCTGAGCCAGAGCGTCAGGCAATCGACCAGCACCAGGCGCTGCGGCGCGCACTGCTCGCGCAGCACGCGGGCGAGCGCCAGCTCCTCCTCGACGGTGCGCCAGTGCGCGGGCCGGCGCTCACGGTGGTGGGCGATGCGGGCCGACATCTCGCCGTCGCCCGCGCGCGAGGTCGCCACGTAGACCACCTCCTTGTTTGACGCCTGCGCCAACTGCTCGGCATGGGCGCTCTTGCCC harbors:
- the cobU gene encoding bifunctional adenosylcobinamide kinase/adenosylcobinamide-phosphate guanylyltransferase; its protein translation is MSVTLVFGGARSGKSAHAEQLAQASNKEVVYVATSRAGDGEMSARIAHHRERRPAHWRTVEEELALARVLREQCAPQRLVLVDCLTLWLSNLMFSDGRVYPDVGEVELPPRFHAERAALLELLDGGLPGDVVFVSNEVGMGIVPWGAISRSFADEAGRLNQAVAARADRAVFVAAGLPLVLKGAPC